Proteins encoded together in one Anaerotignum faecicola window:
- a CDS encoding DUF378 domain-containing protein, which yields MKNMDWLCLTFIIIGALNWGLVGFFNFDLVSAVFNGNMQFVARIIFAVVGLSGLYCLSLYSRMDYHDTKFHFSNGKK from the coding sequence ATGAAGAATATGGATTGGCTCTGCCTTACGTTTATTATTATCGGCGCTCTTAACTGGGGGCTTGTGGGATTTTTTAATTTTGATCTTGTATCAGCTGTTTTTAATGGAAATATGCAGTTTGTTGCAAGGATTATTTTTGCTGTTGTCGGTCTTTCAGGGTTGTATTGTTTAAGCTTATACAGCAGAATGGACTATCACGATACCAAATTCCATTTTAGCAACGGGAAAAAATAA
- a CDS encoding insulinase family protein: protein MVTVKKLSNGLRVVMEEIPYVRSISLGIWVKNGSVNESRELNGISHFIEHMMFKGTAKRNARDIAEEMDAVGGQINAYTTKEYTCYHTRMLDKHFDIAFDILSDMFLNSKFSDEDILKERNVIIEEINMYEDEPEDMVHEALQSEVWKGSSLGMPILGEVATISKFNHEIIYRYYKENYRADNTVISIAGNFKEKEMLEKFEAVFSKWNSGKRRNKEEKDVDYTSAITVKKKENEQLNAIIAFPCIKRDDPKKYAYTVFNTIFGGGMSSILFQKIREEHGLTYSIYSYTSQYSKAGLFSIYAAMSPGQMEKVFSLIFDEIRNLREEGISQKVLDKTKEQIISNFIIGSESTVNRMTSNGGGILLKDNILTIEEVIEKIEAVTLNDMRNIISELFDYSKMSISAVGRIEKADIEKIVNSI, encoded by the coding sequence ATGGTTACTGTTAAAAAGCTTTCAAACGGTTTGAGGGTTGTAATGGAAGAGATACCGTATGTAAGGAGTATTTCTCTAGGAATTTGGGTTAAAAACGGTTCGGTAAACGAAAGCAGGGAATTAAACGGAATTTCGCATTTTATTGAACATATGATGTTTAAAGGCACGGCGAAAAGGAACGCCAGGGATATAGCGGAGGAAATGGACGCAGTAGGCGGGCAGATCAATGCATACACAACAAAGGAGTATACATGCTATCATACAAGGATGCTTGATAAACATTTTGACATAGCTTTTGACATATTAAGCGATATGTTTTTGAATTCAAAATTCAGCGATGAAGATATTTTGAAAGAAAGAAACGTGATTATTGAAGAAATAAACATGTATGAAGACGAACCGGAAGATATGGTGCATGAGGCGCTTCAATCCGAAGTTTGGAAAGGCAGCAGCCTTGGGATGCCGATACTTGGGGAAGTTGCCACAATATCTAAATTTAACCATGAAATTATATACAGATATTATAAAGAAAATTATAGGGCGGATAATACGGTTATTTCAATAGCCGGAAATTTTAAAGAAAAAGAAATGCTTGAAAAGTTTGAAGCGGTATTTTCAAAATGGAACAGTGGAAAACGCAGAAACAAGGAAGAAAAAGATGTTGATTATACGTCTGCTATTACTGTTAAGAAGAAAGAAAATGAACAGCTTAACGCAATAATTGCTTTTCCGTGCATTAAAAGGGATGATCCAAAAAAATATGCGTATACAGTTTTTAACACTATTTTCGGCGGAGGAATGAGCAGTATACTTTTTCAAAAAATACGCGAGGAACATGGATTAACATATTCAATTTACAGCTATACGTCGCAGTACAGCAAAGCCGGCTTATTTTCGATTTATGCGGCAATGAGCCCCGGACAGATGGAGAAAGTATTCAGTTTGATTTTTGACGAAATAAGGAATCTGAGAGAAGAGGGAATTTCACAAAAGGTTCTTGACAAAACAAAAGAACAAATAATCAGTAATTTTATTATAGGCAGTGAGAGCACTGTTAACAGGATGACTTCAAACGGAGGAGGAATACTCCTTAAAGATAATATTTTGACGATAGAAGAAGTAATTGAAAAGATTGAAGCCGTTACTTTAAATGATATGAGAAATATAATATCAGAATTGTTTGACTATTCTAAGATGAGCATTTCGGCTGTAGGAAGGATAGAGAAGGCTGATATAGAAAAAATAGTTAATTCAATTTAA
- a CDS encoding polyribonucleotide nucleotidyltransferase, with protein MFRTYSTKFAGRDLSVEIGRVAELANGAAIVRYGDTVVLVTATASDKPRAGIDFFPLSIDYEERLYSVGKIPGGFIKREGRPSEKAILTSRCIDRPIRPLFPKDYRNDVAIIATVMSVDQDCQPEIAAMLGASIALSISDIPFTDPVASCNIGLIDGELIVNPDSAQREISDLALTVVSKKDKVMMIEAGANIVPNDMMMKAIRLAHDVNVEMVKFIDTIVEKEGKEKQQYEEYVINNEAYELIKSYITDARMEEAVFTDKKQERDLKITAVTEEVIEKFTEKLVEIVGEEADIETLVNDIIYKFEKETVRRMILRDHKRPDGRGIEEIRPLSAEVDILPRTHGSALFSRGQTQALTVTTLGAMAEIQRLDGLDTSEVTKRYMHHYNFPGFSVGEAKTSRGPGRREIGHGALGERALVPVIPSEDEFPYAIRLVSDILSSNGSTSQASICGSTLSLMAAGVPIKAPVAGISVGLVTGEDDDDFIMMTDIQGLEDFFGDMDFKVAGTHEGITAIQMDMKIKGLTFKMIEQALDQTKRARDYIIDEVLLKCIAEPREHLSKYAPKIVNLTIDVDKIGELVGPRGKTIKKIIEETGCSIDTEDDGRVFVKGDDEEMMKLAVDKIKAITMDPEPGTIYAGKVTRIMEFGAFVEIAPGKEGLVHISKISKERVNKVEDVLKEGDNVNVKLLEIDRQGRLNLSIKDAIEKN; from the coding sequence ATGTTTAGAACTTATTCAACCAAATTTGCGGGACGTGATTTATCAGTTGAAATAGGCAGAGTTGCAGAGCTTGCCAACGGAGCGGCTATTGTACGCTATGGCGATACGGTTGTGCTTGTTACGGCAACCGCATCGGATAAACCGAGGGCTGGGATTGATTTTTTCCCTTTAAGCATTGATTACGAAGAAAGGCTATATTCTGTCGGCAAAATTCCCGGCGGGTTTATCAAAAGGGAAGGAAGGCCAAGCGAAAAAGCAATACTTACATCAAGGTGCATTGACAGGCCGATAAGGCCGCTTTTTCCTAAGGATTACAGAAATGATGTAGCTATTATCGCTACGGTTATGTCTGTTGATCAAGACTGTCAGCCCGAAATTGCGGCAATGCTTGGCGCTTCTATTGCATTGTCAATTTCTGATATTCCTTTTACGGATCCGGTTGCATCATGTAATATAGGGCTTATTGACGGGGAGCTTATTGTAAACCCCGATTCGGCGCAAAGGGAAATATCGGATCTTGCTTTAACGGTTGTATCTAAAAAAGACAAAGTTATGATGATTGAAGCAGGCGCTAATATTGTGCCTAACGATATGATGATGAAGGCTATACGCCTTGCCCACGACGTGAATGTGGAAATGGTTAAATTTATTGATACAATAGTTGAAAAAGAGGGAAAAGAAAAGCAGCAGTATGAAGAATACGTTATTAATAATGAGGCGTATGAGCTTATTAAATCATATATTACGGACGCCCGCATGGAAGAGGCTGTTTTTACAGATAAAAAACAGGAACGCGATTTAAAAATTACGGCTGTAACAGAAGAAGTTATAGAAAAATTTACGGAAAAGCTTGTTGAAATTGTGGGCGAAGAAGCTGATATTGAAACGCTTGTTAACGATATAATATATAAGTTTGAAAAGGAAACGGTAAGGCGTATGATTTTGCGGGATCACAAACGTCCTGACGGCCGAGGCATTGAAGAAATCCGTCCGCTTTCGGCAGAAGTAGATATACTTCCGAGGACTCATGGATCGGCGCTTTTCTCAAGGGGGCAAACTCAGGCCCTTACAGTAACGACTCTCGGCGCAATGGCTGAGATACAGCGTCTTGACGGCCTTGATACGTCGGAAGTTACAAAAAGGTATATGCATCATTATAATTTCCCGGGTTTTTCCGTTGGCGAAGCAAAAACGTCAAGAGGGCCGGGAAGGCGTGAGATTGGGCATGGGGCATTGGGAGAAAGGGCTCTTGTTCCTGTTATTCCAAGTGAGGACGAGTTCCCTTATGCAATAAGGCTTGTTTCCGATATATTAAGTTCCAACGGCTCTACGAGTCAGGCAAGTATTTGCGGTTCGACGCTTTCCCTTATGGCGGCCGGAGTACCTATCAAAGCTCCTGTTGCCGGCATATCGGTTGGCCTTGTTACAGGTGAGGACGACGATGACTTTATTATGATGACAGATATACAGGGGTTAGAAGACTTCTTTGGCGATATGGACTTTAAGGTTGCCGGAACTCATGAAGGCATTACGGCAATACAGATGGATATGAAAATAAAGGGGCTTACATTTAAGATGATAGAGCAGGCGCTTGATCAGACTAAGCGTGCGAGGGACTATATTATCGACGAGGTTCTTTTAAAATGTATTGCCGAACCTAGGGAGCACCTTTCAAAATATGCGCCTAAAATTGTTAACCTTACTATAGACGTTGACAAAATAGGAGAGCTTGTCGGCCCGAGAGGAAAAACTATTAAAAAGATAATTGAAGAAACAGGCTGCTCTATTGATACGGAAGACGACGGAAGGGTATTTGTTAAAGGCGACGACGAAGAGATGATGAAGCTTGCCGTAGACAAAATTAAGGCCATAACTATGGATCCGGAGCCCGGAACAATATACGCCGGAAAGGTAACAAGGATAATGGAGTTCGGCGCATTTGTTGAAATCGCTCCCGGAAAGGAAGGGCTTGTCCATATTTCAAAAATTTCAAAAGAGAGGGTTAACAAAGTAGAGGACGTCCTCAAAGAAGGGGATAACGTCAATGTTAAGCTGCTTGAAATAGACAGGCAGGGAAGGCTTAACCTTTCCATTAAAGATGCGATAGAAAAAAATTAA
- the rpsO gene encoding 30S ribosomal protein S15, which yields MAINKQEIIAKYGRTPNDTGSPEVQIALLTARISLLTEHLKMHKKDHHSRRGLLMLVGQRRELLNYLKDRDITKYRELISELGLRK from the coding sequence ATGGCAATCAACAAACAGGAAATTATCGCAAAATACGGCAGGACACCTAATGACACAGGTTCGCCGGAGGTTCAGATCGCTCTTTTAACTGCAAGGATTTCTCTCCTTACAGAGCACCTTAAAATGCATAAAAAAGACCACCACTCAAGAAGAGGGCTTTTAATGCTTGTAGGCCAGAGAAGAGAGCTTCTTAACTATCTTAAAGACAGGGATATTACTAAATACCGTGAACTTATCAGCGAGTTAGGTTTAAGGAAGTAA
- a CDS encoding bifunctional riboflavin kinase/FAD synthetase produces MEHITNHNIDQCAETAVTLGNFDGLHQGHRKLIETTMRIAEEGNLKSVVFSFYPHPMFVFSNRKHNALIMSPDEKRMSVEEMGVDLYIEYPFDNSFAALSPEEFAVDIIFKKLKCKALIVGENYKFGAHQKGDGALLDRLGAEYGVKIIHVPSVMYEDERVSSTRVREALINKDIELANRLLTVPYFIYGEVVKGKQLGRTIGFPTINIIADKDKLFPPNGVYATKSCYNGKFYYGVTNIGINPTVNGDKKIVETYLFDFKKVIYGEYIKTYVFDFIRAEQKFPGVDELQKQLENDAKSAEKYFLTEKYEFWKNKY; encoded by the coding sequence ATGGAACATATAACAAACCACAATATAGATCAATGCGCTGAAACGGCAGTTACTCTCGGCAATTTTGACGGACTTCATCAGGGACACCGAAAGCTTATTGAAACAACCATGCGGATTGCAGAAGAGGGAAATTTAAAATCAGTTGTATTTTCATTTTATCCTCATCCAATGTTTGTTTTTTCAAACAGGAAACATAATGCCCTTATTATGTCTCCGGATGAAAAAAGGATGTCTGTTGAAGAAATGGGAGTTGATTTATATATTGAATATCCTTTTGACAATAGTTTTGCCGCTTTAAGCCCTGAAGAGTTTGCCGTTGACATAATATTTAAAAAACTTAAATGCAAAGCCCTTATTGTCGGTGAAAATTATAAGTTCGGAGCACATCAGAAAGGCGACGGCGCGCTTTTAGACAGGCTTGGCGCCGAATACGGCGTTAAAATTATTCATGTGCCGTCGGTTATGTACGAAGATGAAAGGGTAAGCAGTACAAGGGTAAGGGAAGCCCTTATTAATAAGGATATAGAGCTGGCAAACAGGCTTCTGACCGTACCGTATTTTATTTACGGCGAAGTTGTGAAGGGCAAACAGCTTGGAAGAACGATCGGTTTTCCTACAATAAACATTATAGCCGACAAGGATAAGCTTTTTCCGCCCAACGGCGTATACGCTACAAAAAGCTGCTATAACGGGAAATTCTATTACGGAGTTACTAATATAGGTATAAATCCGACGGTAAACGGCGATAAAAAAATAGTTGAAACATATCTTTTTGATTTTAAAAAAGTTATTTATGGGGAATATATCAAAACATATGTGTTTGACTTTATACGAGCGGAACAAAAGTTTCCGGGAGTTGACGAACTACAGAAACAGCTTGAGAACGATGCAAAAAGCGCTGAAAAATATTTTTTGACGGAAAAATACGAGTTTTGGAAAAATAAGTATTAA
- the truB gene encoding tRNA pseudouridine(55) synthase TruB has protein sequence MDGIINVYKEKGFTSHDVVAVVRKIVNQKKVGHTGTLDPEAEGVLPICLGKATKLADYIMAESKTYSAEVIFGATTTTQDHTGEIVENRPFEFDKEKIKQAVSKFKGEILQVPPMYSAIKVNGKKLYEIARAGGKVERKARKIYINNIQIDEFIPPDMIKITVECSKGTYIRTLCHDIGEELGWGAYMSGLLRSRSGGFTLDTAVKLEKLKELCGNGRISEVILPMEEALKGYKKISVTKKADKFIHNGCKIYEYFFDRTDGKVEIGDIVAAYDSENNLVGLFTAVFDDEKNMVCIKPLKIL, from the coding sequence TTGGATGGTATAATTAACGTATATAAGGAAAAGGGATTTACATCTCATGATGTTGTTGCCGTTGTAAGGAAAATTGTAAACCAGAAAAAGGTGGGCCATACAGGAACTCTTGATCCGGAGGCGGAAGGCGTGTTGCCCATATGCTTGGGAAAAGCCACAAAGCTTGCGGACTATATCATGGCTGAAAGCAAAACATATTCTGCTGAAGTTATTTTCGGCGCAACTACGACAACTCAGGACCATACAGGGGAGATTGTTGAAAACAGGCCGTTTGAGTTCGACAAAGAGAAAATAAAACAGGCCGTTTCAAAATTTAAAGGCGAAATACTTCAGGTACCGCCGATGTACTCCGCTATAAAGGTAAACGGCAAAAAACTTTATGAAATTGCAAGGGCAGGCGGTAAAGTTGAACGCAAGGCAAGGAAAATATATATAAATAATATTCAAATTGATGAATTTATACCGCCTGACATGATAAAAATAACCGTTGAGTGTTCCAAGGGTACATATATAAGGACCCTTTGTCATGATATTGGGGAAGAGCTTGGATGGGGAGCCTACATGTCCGGGCTTTTAAGGAGCAGGAGCGGCGGGTTTACACTGGATACGGCCGTAAAACTCGAAAAGCTGAAAGAGCTGTGCGGCAACGGAAGAATTTCAGAGGTTATTCTTCCAATGGAAGAGGCTTTGAAAGGATATAAAAAAATATCAGTTACGAAAAAGGCAGACAAATTCATACATAACGGCTGTAAAATTTATGAATACTTTTTTGACCGAACAGACGGGAAAGTTGAAATCGGCGATATTGTTGCCGCTTATGACAGTGAAAACAATTTGGTAGGGCTTTTTACGGCTGTTTTTGACGATGAGAAAAATATGGTTTGCATAAAACCTTTGAAAATATTATAA
- a CDS encoding bifunctional oligoribonuclease/PAP phosphatase NrnA: MNNTFEEIRSLINSSGSIAISGHTSPDGDAVGACAALGMSLKEMGKEIKIILEPYSETFSVIPTGGLVSNDVDDGYLPELYISLDCGDKERLGKNKAVFEKAGHTINIDHHKSNTFFGELNYVEENSSSTCEIVFRLINGYYPVNADIAAAIYTGLVFDTGGFRHTSTGASTLKAAGELLEYDFDFNKIYNSIFFSRRFEEAKIMGTALTNLKLYYGGAVAASYATGEEMKACGAVSDDVSEISGYLKGIINTEVSVFVYEKEHGVFKASMRSENGVDVSKIAVMFGGGGHAKAAGCTVCGKEIDVVLKNILDKIGEEL; this comes from the coding sequence ATGAATAATACTTTTGAAGAAATAAGAAGCCTTATAAATTCCAGCGGTTCTATCGCCATATCGGGGCATACAAGCCCCGACGGCGATGCTGTAGGCGCATGCGCCGCCCTGGGTATGAGTTTAAAAGAAATGGGAAAAGAAATAAAAATAATACTTGAACCATATTCTGAAACTTTTTCTGTAATACCTACAGGCGGGCTTGTTTCCAATGACGTTGATGACGGGTATTTGCCGGAACTTTATATTTCGCTTGACTGCGGCGACAAAGAACGGCTGGGAAAAAATAAAGCCGTATTTGAAAAAGCAGGGCATACGATAAATATTGACCATCATAAAAGCAATACATTTTTCGGGGAATTAAATTATGTTGAGGAAAATTCTTCGAGTACATGTGAAATAGTGTTCAGACTTATAAACGGATACTATCCTGTTAATGCGGATATTGCGGCAGCAATTTACACCGGACTTGTGTTTGATACGGGCGGGTTCAGGCATACTTCAACGGGAGCTTCAACGCTTAAAGCGGCCGGCGAGCTGTTGGAGTATGATTTTGACTTTAATAAAATTTATAATTCGATCTTTTTCAGCCGCAGGTTCGAAGAAGCAAAAATAATGGGTACGGCGCTTACGAACTTAAAGCTTTATTACGGAGGGGCTGTTGCGGCGTCGTATGCAACCGGTGAAGAAATGAAGGCATGCGGGGCTGTGAGCGACGACGTTTCTGAAATATCCGGCTACTTGAAAGGAATTATAAACACCGAAGTTTCAGTTTTTGTATATGAAAAGGAACACGGGGTTTTTAAAGCAAGCATGAGAAGTGAAAACGGCGTTGACGTATCAAAAATAGCGGTAATGTTTGGCGGCGGCGGCCATGCAAAAGCAGCCGGGTGCACAGTATGCGGAAAAGAAATTGACGTTGTTTTAAAAAATATTTTGGATAAAATAGGCGAAGAACTTTAG
- the rbfA gene encoding 30S ribosome-binding factor RbfA — MKTNTRMIRINDEIQRELANIIRSEVKDPRIGSLTSVIRVETTSDLKYCKVYVSVLGNEEEKASVMKGLKNAGGFMRHLLAERVNLRNTPELIFKLDDSVEYSVRMNQLINEISKNSGSGDEGNE; from the coding sequence ATGAAAACAAATACCAGGATGATCCGAATAAATGATGAAATACAGCGTGAACTTGCAAATATTATAAGAAGCGAAGTTAAAGATCCCCGTATAGGAAGCTTAACGAGCGTTATAAGGGTTGAAACAACAAGCGACCTTAAATACTGTAAGGTTTATGTTTCGGTTTTGGGAAATGAAGAAGAAAAGGCCAGCGTTATGAAGGGGCTTAAAAATGCAGGCGGATTTATGCGCCATCTCCTTGCCGAAAGGGTTAATTTGAGGAATACGCCCGAACTTATTTTTAAATTGGACGATTCGGTTGAATATTCGGTAAGAATGAACCAATTAATAAACGAAATTTCCAAAAACAGCGGTTCCGGAGATGAGGGCAATGAATAA
- the infB gene encoding translation initiation factor IF-2, with protein MSKVRIHELAKELNVSSKTIIEKLKEYGIEASSHMSAVDETTVSKLKEFYKPETKAEAPVQQPPKEFKENKNEHPKAVSEKREKNNNQNSGQFKNKPNQKNYGQKPQQSGKQPFSHSNENKSQNVHGNSDNNRNQQNTRPQNGHGGGQNGNRTQNNRPQNQNNKNQQQNGKNNKNIKQQSKKPENQKPAVQPKTAEPVEDELKIREIPASLTVKELAETLGKSSSELVKSLMKKGKMLTLNHTLTFDEASEIAEEFNIILELEEEKDILEETFREEPDKEEDLIERPPVVVVMGHVDHGKTSLLDSIRHSRVTAGEAGGITQHIGAYTVEIDGNPITFLDTPGHEAFTAMRMRGAQVTDIAILVVAADDGVMPQTVEAINHAKAAGVEIIVAVNKIDKVGANPDRVKQELVEYGILTEDWGGDTICVPVSAINKVGIDTLLEMIILVAEMKELKANPKKKARGTIIEAQLDKGRGPVATVLVQDGTLNIGDPIVAGCAYGKIRAMMDDKGKRVKKAGPSTPVEILGLSEVPSAGDSFYVAENEKQARQVAETIVAKNRTEMIKDTPQKVSLDDLFTQIQSGNMKELKIVVKADVQGSVEAVKQSLEKLSNEEVRVSIIHGGVGTITESDVMLASASNAIIIGFNVRPEPAAKVFADTEKVDVRLYRVIYNAIEDIMSAMKGMLDPVYEEKIIGHAEVRQLFKASGVGTIAGSYVTDGKFQRGCKVRIFRDKEMIHDGELESLKRFKDDVKEVNTNYECGLVIKKFNDLKEGDTVEAYIMVEVPR; from the coding sequence TTGTCAAAAGTCAGAATACATGAATTAGCGAAAGAATTGAACGTCAGCTCTAAAACTATTATAGAAAAGCTTAAAGAATACGGAATAGAAGCTTCAAGCCATATGAGCGCCGTTGACGAAACGACGGTTTCAAAATTAAAAGAATTTTATAAGCCGGAGACTAAAGCGGAAGCGCCGGTTCAACAGCCGCCAAAAGAGTTTAAGGAAAACAAAAACGAACATCCGAAAGCAGTTTCCGAAAAAAGGGAAAAAAACAATAACCAAAATAGCGGCCAGTTTAAAAATAAACCAAACCAAAAAAATTACGGCCAAAAACCTCAGCAAAGCGGAAAACAGCCGTTTAGCCATTCAAACGAAAACAAAAGCCAGAATGTTCATGGCAATTCCGATAATAACAGGAATCAGCAAAATACAAGGCCTCAAAACGGTCACGGCGGCGGGCAGAACGGGAACAGGACGCAAAATAACAGACCGCAGAACCAGAATAATAAAAACCAGCAGCAAAACGGCAAAAACAATAAAAATATAAAACAGCAGAGTAAAAAGCCGGAAAATCAGAAACCTGCCGTTCAGCCAAAAACGGCGGAACCGGTTGAAGACGAACTTAAAATCAGGGAAATACCGGCGAGCCTGACAGTTAAGGAACTTGCGGAAACACTTGGCAAAAGTTCAAGCGAACTTGTAAAAAGCCTTATGAAAAAAGGAAAAATGCTTACGCTTAACCACACGCTTACATTTGATGAAGCGTCAGAGATAGCAGAAGAATTTAATATAATACTTGAACTTGAAGAAGAAAAGGACATTCTTGAAGAAACATTCAGGGAAGAACCGGACAAAGAGGAAGATCTTATTGAAAGACCGCCTGTTGTTGTAGTTATGGGGCATGTTGACCACGGTAAAACTTCTCTTCTTGATTCAATAAGGCACAGCCGCGTAACCGCTGGCGAAGCGGGAGGTATTACTCAGCATATAGGAGCTTATACAGTTGAAATTGACGGAAATCCCATAACTTTCCTCGACACGCCGGGACATGAAGCATTTACGGCTATGCGTATGCGCGGAGCGCAGGTAACGGATATTGCCATACTTGTCGTTGCGGCTGACGACGGAGTTATGCCGCAGACTGTTGAAGCGATTAACCATGCGAAGGCGGCCGGCGTTGAAATAATTGTTGCGGTAAATAAAATCGACAAAGTAGGAGCTAACCCTGACAGAGTTAAGCAGGAGCTTGTTGAATACGGAATATTAACGGAAGACTGGGGCGGCGATACTATTTGCGTGCCTGTGTCGGCTATAAATAAAGTCGGCATTGATACGCTGCTTGAGATGATTATACTTGTTGCCGAAATGAAAGAACTTAAAGCAAATCCGAAAAAGAAAGCCCGCGGCACAATTATAGAAGCGCAGCTTGACAAAGGCCGCGGACCTGTCGCGACAGTTCTTGTACAGGACGGAACCCTTAATATAGGGGATCCTATTGTGGCAGGCTGTGCTTACGGAAAAATAAGGGCTATGATGGACGATAAAGGCAAACGTGTTAAAAAGGCGGGTCCTTCAACTCCCGTGGAAATATTAGGACTCTCGGAAGTGCCTTCAGCAGGCGACAGTTTTTATGTTGCCGAAAATGAAAAACAGGCGCGTCAGGTTGCCGAAACGATTGTGGCTAAAAACAGGACCGAAATGATTAAAGACACTCCGCAGAAAGTGTCCCTTGACGATTTGTTCACGCAGATTCAAAGCGGAAATATGAAAGAACTTAAGATTGTTGTAAAAGCCGACGTTCAAGGTTCCGTTGAAGCCGTGAAACAGAGCCTTGAAAAGCTTTCAAATGAAGAGGTAAGGGTAAGTATAATACATGGCGGAGTTGGAACAATAACCGAGTCTGACGTTATGCTTGCAAGCGCGTCAAACGCTATTATAATCGGATTTAACGTAAGGCCGGAACCGGCGGCTAAAGTGTTTGCAGATACTGAAAAAGTTGACGTGCGTCTTTACAGGGTAATTTACAATGCCATCGAGGACATAATGAGCGCTATGAAAGGCATGCTCGACCCTGTATATGAAGAAAAGATTATCGGACATGCGGAAGTGCGGCAGCTGTTTAAAGCGTCAGGCGTTGGCACTATTGCGGGAAGTTATGTAACAGACGGAAAGTTCCAGAGGGGATGCAAAGTTAGGATATTCCGCGATAAGGAAATGATACATGACGGTGAGCTTGAGAGCCTTAAACGCTTTAAAGACGATGTTAAAGAAGTTAACACCAATTACGAATGCGGGCTTGTAATCAAAAAGTTTAATGACCTTAAAGAAGGCGATACAGTCGAGGCTTATATCATGGTTGAAGTGCCAAGGTAA
- a CDS encoding ribosomal L7Ae/L30e/S12e/Gadd45 family protein, with amino-acid sequence MNRTLSILGLCMRAGKLSAGETAAENAVKSGKASLVIVSEDASDNTKKKFKNSADYYKVRIVYFGKKAEIGNAVGKAERSVVAVCDSGFANKILTLLEI; translated from the coding sequence ATGAATAGGACATTGTCGATTTTAGGATTATGTATGCGCGCCGGCAAATTGTCGGCGGGTGAAACGGCTGCTGAAAATGCTGTTAAAAGCGGTAAGGCAAGTCTTGTTATCGTATCTGAAGACGCGTCTGACAACACAAAAAAGAAGTTTAAAAATTCGGCTGATTACTACAAAGTGCGGATTGTATATTTTGGGAAAAAAGCGGAAATTGGAAATGCTGTCGGAAAAGCCGAAAGGTCGGTAGTGGCAGTTTGCGATTCAGGGTTCGCAAATAAAATATTAACCCTTTTAGAGATATAG
- a CDS encoding YlxR family protein yields the protein MKQKKIPLRKCTGCQEMKNKKELVRIVRNDEGEFSLDLTGKKPGRGAYVCRSVECLDKAQKSKGFERSFKSPVPKEVYEKIREELAENE from the coding sequence TTGAAGCAGAAAAAAATTCCTCTTAGAAAATGCACAGGATGCCAGGAAATGAAAAATAAAAAAGAACTTGTGCGTATAGTAAGAAATGACGAAGGGGAATTCTCCCTGGATTTAACAGGAAAGAAGCCGGGAAGAGGGGCGTATGTATGCCGTTCGGTTGAATGTCTTGACAAAGCTCAGAAATCTAAGGGTTTTGAAAGAAGCTTTAAATCGCCGGTGCCTAAAGAAGTTTATGAAAAAATAAGGGAAGAGCTTGCTGAAAATGAATAG